From Carassius auratus strain Wakin chromosome 22, ASM336829v1, whole genome shotgun sequence, a single genomic window includes:
- the LOC113039681 gene encoding indoleamine 2,3-dioxygenase 2 isoform X1 gives MDTKGKYTETPMSLEQFHISEDYGFILPEPLNDLPLYYKPWMDIARNMPDLISSHSLRLRIHNMPLLETHLLGTHCELRLAHLALSMMTMGYVWQEGERETVKVLPRSLSVPLCEVSQRLGLPPILIHADTVLANWRRRDPDGPFSMENLELLLTLPGGESVRGFFLVTVLVELAGVPGLKSIIDVINGIHYNDVAMVTKALDVVSQAIDSMKQAFKLMHEYVDPSIFYGIIRIYLSGWKDNPSMPDGLVYEGVQEQPMEFSGGSAAQSSILHCFDELLGVQHEGSSGAFLRRMRDYMPPSHKHFIENISSHPSLRSFVLQQADEGLTRAFDLCVARLVDFRNFHINTVTRFITIPASRAKQLRANKQGMTEDLDAIRRAPTALEERGTGGSGIITFLKTVRDETKEISISQCTNGNQVLPDRSMTEIQKAASELTTE, from the exons ATGGACACTAAAGGGAAATATACAGAGACACCAATGTCCTTGGAGCAGTTTCACATCTCTGAGGATTATGGGTTTATTCTTCCTGAACCTCTG AATGACCTTCCGTTATACTACAAGCCCTGGATGGACATTGCCAGAAATATGCCAGATCTCATCTCTTCCCATTCTTTGCGCCTCCGTATTCATAAT ATGCCTCTGTTGGAGACTCATTTGTTGGGGACACATTGTGAGCTGCGTTTGGCCCATCTGGCTTTGAGCATGATGACTATGGGTTATGTATggcaggagggagagagagaaacagtaaAA GTGCTTCCGCGGAGTCTGTCCGTGCCGCTCTGTGAGGTGTCTCAGAGACTGGGTCTGCCCCCGATTCTCATCCACGCTGACACAGTCCTCGCCAACTGGAGGAGAAGAGATCCAGATGG ACCATTTTCCATGGA GAACTTGGAGTTGTTGCTGACATTGCCTGGTGGGGAAAGTGTGAGAGGTTTTTTTCTGGTGACAGTGCTGGTGGAGTTGGCAGGTGTTCCTGGCCTGAAG TCTATCATTGATGTCATCAAtggcatccattataatgatgtTGCTATGGTCACCAAAGCTCTGGATGTTGTCAGTCAGGCCATAGACAGCATGAAACAGGCCTTTAAACTAATGCATG AATATGTAGATCCCTCCATATTCTATGGCATTATTAGGATCTATCTGTCCGG atGGAAAGATAATCCATCAATGCCAGACGGTCTCGTGTACGAGGGAGTTCAGGAGCAGCCAATGGAGTTTTCAGGTGGCAGTGCTGCTCAGAGTAGTATCTTACACTGCTTTGATGAGCTGCTGGGAGTCCAACATGAAGGAAGCAGCG GAGCCTTCCTGAGAAGAATGAGGGACTACATGCCGCCCTCTCATAAGCATTTCATTGAAAACATCTCTAGTCACCCGTCTCTGCGCAGCTTTGTGCTTCAGCAAGCGGATGAAGGTCTAACACGTGCATTTGATCTGTGTGTGGCTCGCTTGGTGGACTTTAGGAATTTCCACATCAACACTGTCACTCGTTTCATCACTATCCCGGCCTCCCGTGCCAAACAGCTCCGTGCCAACAAGCAGGGTATGACCGAGGATCTGGATGCGATCAGAAGAGCACCAACAGCACTGGAGGAAAGAGGTACTGGAGGGTCAGGGATCATCACCTTTCTGAAGACAGTGCGTGATGAAACCAAAGAAATTTCCATCTCGCAGTGCACTAATGGGAACCAAGTTTTGCCAGACCGATCAATGACAGAAATACAGAAGGCTGCATCTGAGCTCACAACAGAATGA
- the LOC113039681 gene encoding indoleamine 2,3-dioxygenase 2 isoform X2: MDIARNMPDLISSHSLRLRIHNMPLLETHLLGTHCELRLAHLALSMMTMGYVWQEGERETVKVLPRSLSVPLCEVSQRLGLPPILIHADTVLANWRRRDPDGPFSMENLELLLTLPGGESVRGFFLVTVLVELAGVPGLKSIIDVINGIHYNDVAMVTKALDVVSQAIDSMKQAFKLMHEYVDPSIFYGIIRIYLSGWKDNPSMPDGLVYEGVQEQPMEFSGGSAAQSSILHCFDELLGVQHEGSSGAFLRRMRDYMPPSHKHFIENISSHPSLRSFVLQQADEGLTRAFDLCVARLVDFRNFHINTVTRFITIPASRAKQLRANKQGMTEDLDAIRRAPTALEERGTGGSGIITFLKTVRDETKEISISQCTNGNQVLPDRSMTEIQKAASELTTE; this comes from the exons ATGGACATTGCCAGAAATATGCCAGATCTCATCTCTTCCCATTCTTTGCGCCTCCGTATTCATAAT ATGCCTCTGTTGGAGACTCATTTGTTGGGGACACATTGTGAGCTGCGTTTGGCCCATCTGGCTTTGAGCATGATGACTATGGGTTATGTATggcaggagggagagagagaaacagtaaAA GTGCTTCCGCGGAGTCTGTCCGTGCCGCTCTGTGAGGTGTCTCAGAGACTGGGTCTGCCCCCGATTCTCATCCACGCTGACACAGTCCTCGCCAACTGGAGGAGAAGAGATCCAGATGG ACCATTTTCCATGGA GAACTTGGAGTTGTTGCTGACATTGCCTGGTGGGGAAAGTGTGAGAGGTTTTTTTCTGGTGACAGTGCTGGTGGAGTTGGCAGGTGTTCCTGGCCTGAAG TCTATCATTGATGTCATCAAtggcatccattataatgatgtTGCTATGGTCACCAAAGCTCTGGATGTTGTCAGTCAGGCCATAGACAGCATGAAACAGGCCTTTAAACTAATGCATG AATATGTAGATCCCTCCATATTCTATGGCATTATTAGGATCTATCTGTCCGG atGGAAAGATAATCCATCAATGCCAGACGGTCTCGTGTACGAGGGAGTTCAGGAGCAGCCAATGGAGTTTTCAGGTGGCAGTGCTGCTCAGAGTAGTATCTTACACTGCTTTGATGAGCTGCTGGGAGTCCAACATGAAGGAAGCAGCG GAGCCTTCCTGAGAAGAATGAGGGACTACATGCCGCCCTCTCATAAGCATTTCATTGAAAACATCTCTAGTCACCCGTCTCTGCGCAGCTTTGTGCTTCAGCAAGCGGATGAAGGTCTAACACGTGCATTTGATCTGTGTGTGGCTCGCTTGGTGGACTTTAGGAATTTCCACATCAACACTGTCACTCGTTTCATCACTATCCCGGCCTCCCGTGCCAAACAGCTCCGTGCCAACAAGCAGGGTATGACCGAGGATCTGGATGCGATCAGAAGAGCACCAACAGCACTGGAGGAAAGAGGTACTGGAGGGTCAGGGATCATCACCTTTCTGAAGACAGTGCGTGATGAAACCAAAGAAATTTCCATCTCGCAGTGCACTAATGGGAACCAAGTTTTGCCAGACCGATCAATGACAGAAATACAGAAGGCTGCATCTGAGCTCACAACAGAATGA